The Malaclemys terrapin pileata isolate rMalTer1 chromosome 20, rMalTer1.hap1, whole genome shotgun sequence genome contains the following window.
gctccatatgaaaacacaagtagtacattgatagaattacagaatccccttccccagaagggTAACCTGAATAAATGaacataccccaaagtaatgggcaaatctggtaacaatgTAGACCTACCttagctagctttaatctagctagctacCAGAAACAGAAGACCCTGCTGGAGTAGGATGATGACCAGGTGTTCAGTTTTCAATAGGAATACGGTCGAAAAGAgatcctggcggctccggtcagcaccgccgaccaggccgttaaaagtccggttggcagtgcagcggagctaaggtaggctagttcctacctgtcctGACTctgtgctgtgccccggaagtggccagcaggtccggctcctaggcaggggggccatggggctctgcgcgctgcccctgccccgagcaccagctctgcacttccattggctgggaaccatgcctgccacgcctctgcctaggcaccagacctgctggctgcttctggggtgcagcgtggAGACAGGACAGGCatgaagcctgccttagccccccagCTGCGCTGCTGAGGTGAGCCACTGGAGGTAAGCCTgcgccccaactccctgtcccagcccagagccccctcccccacccataacccctcttccccacccctcagtctggagccccctcctacaccccaaccccctcctccctggctacaccccagagccctcaccccttcctgcaccccaaccccttgccccacctcagagcctgcacccccagttagagctctcacccccacccgcaccccagttcagtgaaagtgagtgacgggggggagagcaagccaccaaGGGAAGGGGCATGTCAtgagcggggggaagggggatggcaagGACATGGCCTCAAGGAAGGGGCAGGgttagggtgttcggttttgtgcaattagaaagttggcaaccctatgttgGAGGCTAAACTCGGGCCTCACAGGAGTGGGGAAGATATGGAGAGGGCTGGCATTGTTTTCCATAGATCTGGAACTGGGAAACCAGAGCTCCCATCGTCAGGAGGACTCTGGGGGGAACAGGTGGAATCTATGAAGGGAGTTGGGCATTGCAGGCTCAGGCTAAGAGTGGAGGTAAGAATTTTGTGCTTTCAGCTAGCCTGGTTGACTACAGTGCCCTGTGCCTTTTTCTACAGAATCAGAGGTCACTGGACCGCAGTGGCCTGCACTGCCTGGAAATCTTGCCCAGAGACCAATGCAGAAATGCTGTATAAAGACCTGTCTCTTGAGGACGTGATACAATTAATGGCCACAGCCCATCTTTCGAGATGTCCCTGTGCCTTCCCACATGGTGCATTACTGTATGTATAGCACTTGCTGAATTAAATGCTAGTTGTGAGGAGTGTTAAATTCTATATAAAACAAATGACAGCTCGGCATAGACGTTAAACAGAACTACGGCAAAACACATCCATTTTTATGGACCCTACCGCAGCAATAACGCAAGTTTCTTTTGAGAGTAATATCATCATTTGCAACAACAATGCAAGCTATGGCAAATTATGAACATGGAACTAGGCAATATAAACGATGCCTCAACCATCCAAATGTATCAGACAATCATGAGTTTGGAAAGTGGAGAATTTGGGATGGCTTGTTTTTATAACCTTCCCAGCGATAGAGCACATTATAATGGGATGGTGATTTTATTTTAGTGGAGCACCTATTCTATACCTCGGAGCAACGGTTCCTGCCCTAATAGGTTATTGTTTTCTAAATGGATATTGGTGGCAGAGTTTTTCTGAATGTTCATTCGTGAAGGAATCAAGGAGAAATAGAATAACAGGCTATCTCCAAgttataaagaacaggagtacttgtggcaccttagagactaacacggctgttacccTGAAACCTGTCCAAGTTATAAATGACTTGTATTGAAAGTAACTATCTTCCATTTTGACCATTGGGATTATTTAAAATCAAGGTGTTATCTATGAATAGGGAGCTTCTTATGTGAAGGTGGTGATCATTATATTTTAAAACCGAGTGCTCCTTTTCCAAAATAAAGAGAGGAAACTAGTCTGTTACGTGTAAATTTCCAAGAAATTACAGACTGCACCACAGAAACaaacatcactgctacaaaaaTCACTAGTCGCACCAGAGgaattaacaggtttcagagtagcagccgtgttagtctgtatccgcaaaaagaacaggagtacttgtggcaccttagagactaacaaatttattggagcataagctttcgtggactacagcccacttcttcggatgcataccagaGGAATTAAGTGCACATTTAAAATCAGCTTCATTTTGATAAGATTCTCAAGATTTGAAGCTttctttgtattttaaagaagagtTTTTTGTTTGATCAACTTTGTAATTTCCTCTCTTAGAAATAAATGAAGCTccaatctcagttggggtctctgGGTCCTATTGTACTataattttccttctcttttattCTGCCATATCCTTCTATGTTCTGTTTCTTCTGGAATTTCCAGCATGTACAATCCTTAAACATATTTTAGTGACAGCTCATCCTGCTAACAGTGCATCCAATAAGAGAGTAAAAAAAGACGACAAAAGCGTGGTTTGTTCCTTGTGCTGCTCATAATTGATGTGATATCAAGTTTGATTCCTGTGTAATTCTGCAAGAGGATAGTGAAGAACAAAAACAGTTCCATGTGGGCCAGACCTTCTAGCAAGCTCATTTCCCTATGGCAAAGAAAAGCAGAAGGGTGGTCAAGAACATGTATGCTCAATGGCTAGTCAGTTTTTTCCTATTATTTGTGTGGGTCTTTAATACAGAGACAGACCTTTAGCTGGAGTAAACCAGTGTAGATCCATTGACCTcaccattgatttacaccagctggggttcTGGCCCATGGCTTCAAACACAAGGGAGATAAAACATtgttaaaataggaaaatgtgactttaaaacCACAAATTTTGGCAGGTGGACTGAGAgagaaagatggggggggggggacagggcctgggacTGTTTTtggcctcctccctcccttttttgGGTTGACTAGATTTCAAGGTGATGGCACCTCTTAAATTATGTTCCGTTGTTTTTTAATTGCTGCAGAATTCCTGGGACCTGATCTGGGTGATCCATGTCTGTGCTTGGGGCATGGACAAGTTTGGGTGGAAGGGGGAATTTAAGGAGGCTTTAGGCCATCTGTACACGCCTCATTATCTGGAGACAAGCAGGGGTTTTCTCTGGGCCCCCCATGTCAATTACAAAAGACTCAGAGGCCCCCTGCATGGGGGGATCCTCAAGGGGCTGTTTCCTCCCACTTTAAGGTCTCTTAAAGCTGCCAGAGCAGGGCAAAAATATTTTAGTGTAACTGGCCATCAGCCTTCTGGAGTGTTGGCCAGGTGCTGAAAGAGGGCAGGCTTTGCCAAAGACCGAGTGAgtaaggacatgtctacactacaaaattaaatcaaCCTAACTTATGTCAGCATACAGCTACCACGGTAATTACATCGCGTGTCTgcgtctacactttgctccttgtatCAGGGGTGCTTgttctcaccaggagcacttgtataaattgtactgtcagtgtgggacATTGaaaggctcctgaaagccagtaccAGTCGGCATAAGCAATGCAGTGCcttctacactgacactgtgttgaTCTAACTACCTCAAACTTGACTCTGTGccgctcgtggaggtggagttattaagtcggtggCACCGAAATTTAACTGTAGACACTTCCATACTTATGCCGATGTAAGCTGTCAGGCATCCATCTAACTCTAGTGTAAACCAGGTCTTAGGAACacaaatctcactgaaagtcactTGGAGATGGAGTGAGGTAGGAAAATCACTTGGGAGACAAAGGCCCGGTCTATAGTACAGTCTTCCGCCAGTCAGGGAATCACATCTCTTCACAGCCTGGACCGACAGAGATGGGGCAACAGAGTCTGTGACATAGCCACAGTTACACCAGCAAAACGGTGCTTGTTTTACTTATGGGGCAGTGGGTTACTATACAGGCACAAAgcacagctttgccagtataCCTGCATCCAGACTAGGAGCACTTTGCCAGGACAGTAGACCAGTAACACACTCTGTGAGTGCAATCGTGGTCAGAGGTGATTTTTGAAAACTCTTTCCAAAATACAGAGACCTTGTCCCTCCTAGGAAGGGTGTGCCAGCATAACTATGGCGGCAACCTCCCTAGGGGAGATGCCGTTTATACCTGTTTTCAAACTGCTATAAATCTAGAAAAAGGACTTTTTTTGCCAgtgtaactgcatctacactagggcttttgccacaCAGCTATGTCAACCAAGGGTGTGGtttcctccctgccccaaacacacatgcacacactccgCCCTCACTAATATAGCTATGCGAGCAAAACTTTTATGTGCAGATCAGGCTTTGGTTtaaactcaggcaaaactcccagaaACATCATCTAGAGTTGGATCCAGTAAAGACCTCAGGGTGCAAATCAACCGGGAATTCCTGACAGCGGCCTTTTTATGGGGACCTCTAGCTGTGCTGTGCAAAGGAACGTACACAGCATCTCTGGAGAATGGCACAAAGGCGCCTCTCTTCTGAAAGCCACCgaattgaaaaatcaattattcagtCACCTCTAATCCCTCTCTCTTTGCTGCCCTTCATTCCTTTTAGAGCAATGCCCCACCAGCCCAGACCCCTCCTCCCTTCTAGGGTGACACCCCCACCTCAACACTCCCGAGGGGAcccctccagcccaagccccctAATTCAGCCCCATCCcaggcccctcctccctcctggggtGACACCCCCTAACTCAGCCCCTCTCATAGCAACCCCCCATCCcaggcccctcctccctcctggggtGACGCCCCCTAACTCAGCCCCTCTCATAgcaaccccccatccccctcctccctcttgggGTGACACCCCCTAACTCAGCCCCTCTCATAGcaaccccccatcccatccccctcctccctcttggggtgacaccccctggctcagcccctctcatagcaaccccccatccccctcctccctcttgggGTGACGCCCCCTAACTCAGCCCCTCTCATAgcaaccccccatccccctcctccctcttgggGTGACACCCCCTAGCTCAGCCCCTCTCATagcaacccccccatccccctcctccctcttggggtgacaccccctggctcagcccctctcatagcaaccccccatcccaggcccctcctccctcctggggtGACGCCCCCTAACTCAGCCCCTCTCATagcaacccccccatccccctcctccctcttggggtgacaccccctggctcagcccctctcatagcaacccccccatccccctcctccctcttgggGTGACACCCCCTAACTCAGCCCCTCTCATAGcaaccccccatcccatccccctcctccctcttggggtgacaccccctggctcagcccctctcatagcaacccccccatccccctcctccctcttgggGTGACACCCCCTAGCTCAGCCCCTCTCATAgcaaccccccatccccctcctccctcttggggtgacaccccctggctcagcccctctcatagcaaccccccatccccctcctccctcttgggGTGACACCCCCTAGCTCAGCCCCTCTCATagcaacccccccatccccctcctccctcttggggtgacaccccctggctcagcccctctcatagcaaccccccatcccatccccctcctccctcttggggtgacaccccctggctcagcccctctcatagcaacccccccatccccctcctccctcttgggGTGACACCCCCTAGCTCAGCCCCTCTCATAgcaaccccccatccccctcctccctcttgggGTGACGCCCCCTAACTCAGCCCCTCTCATAgcaaccccccatccccctcctccctcttggggtgacaccccctggctcagcccctctcatagcaacccccccatccccctcctccctcttggggtgacaccccctggctcagcccctctcatagcaaccccccatccccctcctccctcttgggGTGACGCCCCCTAACTCAGCCCCTCTCATAgcaaccccccatccccctcctccctcttgggGTGACACCCCCTAGCTCAGCCCCTCTCATagcaacccccccatccccctcctccctcttggggtgacaccccctggctcagcccctctcatagcaaccccccatcccaggcccctcctccctcctggggtGACGCCCCCTAACTCAGCCCCTCTCATagcaacccccccatccccctcctccctcttggggtgacaccccctggctcagcccctctcatagcaacccccccatccccctcctccctcttgggGTGACACCCCCTAGCTCAGCCCCTCTCATAGcaaccccccatcccatccccctcctccctcttgggGTGACACCCCCTAGCTCAGCCCCTCTCATAgcaaccccccatccccctcctccctcttgggGTGACGCCCCCTAACTCAGCCCCTCTCATAgcaaccccccatccccctcctccctcttggggtgacaccccctggctcagcccctctcatagcaaccccccatccccctcctccctcttggggtgacaccccctggctcagcccctctcatagcaaccccccatccccctcctccctcttgggGTGACACCCCCTAGCTCAGCCCCTCTCATagcaacccccccatccccctcctccctcttgggGTGACGCCCCCTAACTCAGCCCCTCTCATAGCAACCCCCCATCCCAGGCCCCGCCTCCCTCCTGAGATTGACACcctccagccccgccctccccgcggccACCCCCTGCGTTACGGTCCTTGCGGCGCTAGTCTATGGCCCTGTTGCCATGGCGACAGGGCCCCGGAgatagccccgccccctccaccctgCTGCGCAGCCCGCGCGCCCTCGGACGGACAGGCGGCGTGGGGGGGGATTCTATGCGTAGTGACGCACGACGTCGCCTTGCGTGCGGCCGTGGCGCGGCGCGTGTCACGTGTCACGTGCGAGGGAAGCCGGCCCGGCGCTGGGGCGGGCGAGTGACGATGCCCAAGTACTGCCGGGCGCCGAACTGCTCCAACTCGGCCGGGCCGCGCCGGCCGGGCGCCGAGCGCCTCAGCTTCTATCGGTCAGTCCCGCCCGCGCGGCGGCGTGACGTCAGGGCACGTCACGCGCCGGTCCGTGATGTCACGCGCGGGGCGCtctcgccgcccccccccccccccggggcaacGCGGGCTGGCAACGGGAGGGGAGCGGCCGAGCccgccggggggggcagggctgtgaggggaCACGAGGCGTTAGAGGGTGAGGGGAGGCAGGAgctagggggtgggggctgggggtcagggggcagcaaggtggggcaggagggcaggtgaggtgagggggaggaccgtggaaggggcaggaggttggggggcaggaggcagtgaGGTGAGGGGGCAGGACACAGTGGGGGGcggtctggggggcaggaggcagtgggaggaccgtggaaggggcaggaggcggtggaaggggcaggaggttggggggcaggaggcagtgaGGTGAGGGGGCAGGACACAGTGAGGGGTGGTCTGGGGGGCAGAAGGCAGTGGGGTAAGGGGGAGCACAATGGaaagggcaggaggtggggggcaggaagcagcaggAGGCAGTGAGGTGAGGGGGCAGGACACAGTGGGGGGcggtctggggggcaggaggcagtgggaggaccgtggaaggggcaggaggcggtggaaggggcaggaggttggggggcaggaggcagtgaGGTGAGGGGGCAGGACACAGTGAGGGGTGGTCTGGGGGGCAGAAGGCAGTGGGGTGAAGGGGAGCACCATGGAagaggcaggaggaggcagtggggtgagggggctggaCATGGGTGGTCTTGGGGGGGTAGGAGGCAGTGAGGTGAGGGGGCAGGACACAGTTGGGGGcggtctggggggcaggaggcagtggggtAAGGGGGAGCACAGTGGaaagggcaggaggtggggggcaggaagcagcaggAGGCAGTGAGGTGAGGGGGCAGGACACAGTGGAGTGCagtctggggggcaggaggcagtgaGGTGAAGGGGCAGGACACAGTGGAGTGCagtctggggggcaggaggcagtggggtgagggggagcaccattggggtggggagtgggccaTGCATGGGTGAGGTGCATGGAGCAGGTCATGGACCATATTAGACTGGGGTATTTGTCCAACATGATTATATCAGTGAGCGCCACGTGACATATGTTAATGGAGGGAGTggaattcccctcccccagtaacaGGATGGTGCTGTCATATGGGTATGGGCCACGTGGTGGGTgttgccaggtgctgtacagggAAGGCGGGCCCTTTATTTAACAGCATTGAGTGACAGGTACCATATAGTTACAGGGATGTGTACAACACCAGGCGTAGCCATGGTTAATAGGTCAGAGGCTCTCTTCGGAATGGGGCAAGGAAATGGGGTATGTAAGGAATGGGGCAGGAAAACGCGCTGGAGAGCAGTAGATTCTGTCACTGCATCTGTTTTTAATGGTGTCTGGCTGAGCCCATGCACCTGATGGCCTGGGATgtcgggggaggaggagctgggtgtCAAACATTTGGAATTCCCTGGGGTTGATATTCAGGCCCTGCCAGCCGAGTCCTGGTGTCTGCTGCCAGCTCTTTAATCACTGATATCAGTTTGGATATTTGATAGAATGCGGGCCAAGAGCAGTGCTCAGGGAGTCAGGACTTTTAGGTCCTCTTACTAGCTATACTGGTGACTCACTGCTTGAAtctgggcaagtctcttcacctttctgtccctcagtttcctcatctgtaaaatgggaatcctAACACGGACCTGCCTCAAAGGGGGCTGTGAAGCTAAATCAGTGAATGTTTGTGGGTTGCTTGGCGATCAGAGGCTgaatgtggccatgacagtgtGAGGTTTGGTTGTCACTGAAGACCTCTTCCGATGTCCATGCAGGTTTCCCTTGCATAACCCAGAACGACTCCAACAATGGCTCTCTCAGATGAACCAAGAGAAGTGGGTACCCACCAGATACCAGCATTTATGCAGTGAGCACTTTGCTCCGTCGTGTTTCGAATACAGGTGGGGGGTTCGCTATCTAAAGCCTGATGCTATCCCCACCATCTTTCAACTGTCTGAAAAACCCTTGGTAAGTCTCTGGTCATCAACTGATGTAGGGACTTTCCAGTGTGAACTCAGTGGGGGATGCTTGGGAGAGGGTTTTAGAAAATAGCTGACGAGGGAGGGAGCGTGGCTGAGTAACTAGTGTAGAGGACTGAGCTCTATTCCTTACTCTGGGAaggaattatccccattttttaagttggggaaactgaggcacagacgtATGCAGGGACTCAAAGTAAGGGCTTCTGAGCTATATTCCCAACCctgggaatggggtctagtggctagagcaggaggGACTGGAACTCGAACtcagctcctgggttctattctcaaccctgggagtggggtccagtgctTAGAacatgggggactcagggctcctGAGTGCGATTCCCAACTTTGTTACtgactctgtgtgaccttggaaaagtctctccccctctctgtagCCTAGttgtcccatctgtaaaataggaagaaTGATATTGATCGTTTCCTGAGGGGACTTGTGAAGCTTTGAGCCCCTTGGGGCTAGCTTAAAGCACCCTGTTTATTACTTGTGCGAATCTGGCAAGATGATCAGAAACCGGCCTAGTCACTGCCAGGTGGCCTGCCTATACCTGCTCGCTGGTTCAGCAGGCTATTGACAGTCTGTCACTCCCAGAGCAAACAGCTTGAGAGTAAACAGCTCTGTCATGTGACTTAACGAAGGCTAACAGCAATGGAGGAAATAATTGCCTAATTGGAAcataggagggggaggggaggagcatgtggatcTGTCTGACTGTGTGTGCTTGTGCGAGGTGTTGGAGAGGGGGCTGGATTGACGACTCAGGGACCCCGGAGGCAGGCCTTTGACAGCGCTTTAAATCTGGGCAGTCCCTGCAAAGCCCGGGGAATGGGGCCTGAGAATCGGGCCTGTTGGAAAACCTAAAGCCACTTTGTGTCAGAGGCCTCCCCAGCTGGATAGAGCAGGTGTAAGGGCCCTGCCTGTAACACCTGGCATGGGGGTAGATCAGGGGACGGCCAGAGCACAcagcaatgtgtgtgtgggggggtgtcaaggGGGCAGCCAGAGTGCACTGTGCTGTGTCCATCCTCTGCTCCCCAGGGTCCATAAAAAagagcataatttagagcagctctgAGGCTGCTGTAATTGACCCTGGAAGCCAGATAAGGCTCTCCTGCAGCATAGGGGAATGCAAAGGGAACTTCTAGCCAcctcttcctcctgccccaagcagGGCAGGTAATTGGGCCCCCTCACCTCTGCATTGTCCTTCAGAGGCAAATACATGTTGTTTCTTTGGTGGCTTGCAGAAAAGGGAGAATCCTGCCAGGCCCCCATGCGAAACACAGGCCAAGAAGCTAATTGGTGAGAACACCATGGACAGGACCTCGCAGGGGCCACAAGCCATGGCCGCCCACCCCACTCCGGACACACTGGAAGCTCTCGCCATAGCTATCGACCCGGGTCTGTCCTCAGCCCCGATCTATGTGGAAGCCCAGCCCTCTGTCTCGGATCTGGACCTCcatgccctctcctcccctctggtCGGGGCGGTGAACCTGATGCCTCTCGTTCAGATCGTGGAACCACTCAACGCTGTGGCGCTGGCCGTGGCCTCACCCACGGAGGGCGTAGAGTCCATCCCCATCCATCTCCCAGGCCAGCCGTTCCCTCCTGCCGTGGACCAGCGTGTGGATTTCTCCGTCGAGGCCTCTCCGGACTCTTTCGTGGCGGACGTGCCCGAGCAGTTTGCCACAGAGATCATGGTCTCTTGTGAGGACGCTGCTGTGGTGGACCAGGCCGAGGGCACCTTCGCTGCTGATCAGTCGCATACCCTGGTGGCCACGGTGGACCCACAGGAGATTACAGACCAGGGCACCCTTTTCATTGAGAATGTGTCCATCCAGCCCCTTCTGGAAACCGATCCTTCCACCGCAGCTGTCCTCAGCTCCCTGCAGGTGTCCACCACCCAGATGGTGGCGTATTTCGAGACCATCCCCACCGCGCCGGTGGTGTCCTCCGGCGCCATGGGGCCGCTGACATCCAGTGCATCGCCTCCCGAGACCGTGTTGTCCTCAGCCTTGACAGTGCCCATTGTCTCCACGGTGCCCATAGTGTCGAACTATGCTGCCGGCTCCCTGGATGATGACGACTCCTCCTCCACCATCGAGGTGGAGCTCTGTGCTGAAACCTTGGAGGAGCAGCTCGAGGAGCACCGCTACCACAAGAACGAGCTGACCACCCAGCAGCTGGTCAACCTGGTGATGGGCCTGCAGAAGAAG
Protein-coding sequences here:
- the THAP8 gene encoding THAP domain-containing protein 8, producing the protein MPKYCRAPNCSNSAGPRRPGAERLSFYRFPLHNPERLQQWLSQMNQEKWVPTRYQHLCSEHFAPSCFEYRWGVRYLKPDAIPTIFQLSEKPLKRENPARPPCETQAKKLIGENTMDRTSQGPQAMAAHPTPDTLEALAIAIDPGLSSAPIYVEAQPSVSDLDLHALSSPLVGAVNLMPLVQIVEPLNAVALAVASPTEGVESIPIHLPGQPFPPAVDQRVDFSVEASPDSFVADVPEQFATEIMVSCEDAAVVDQAEGTFAADQSHTLVATVDPQEITDQGTLFIENVSIQPLLETDPSTAAVLSSLQVSTTQMVAYFETIPTAPVVSSGAMGPLTSSASPPETVLSSALTVPIVSTVPIVSNYAAGSLDDDDSSSTIEVELCAETLEEQLEEHRYHKNELTTQQLVNLVMGLQKKVKVLQQRHRRHCTKLEAMEGVVEQLRKESLVSDEKLKLLEMACLQSSAVMPESGSTVAIICQEEDRALVYAVPQLPEEGNETIIHVEEQ